The Ictidomys tridecemlineatus isolate mIctTri1 chromosome 6, mIctTri1.hap1, whole genome shotgun sequence genome includes a region encoding these proteins:
- the Klrg1 gene encoding killer cell lectin-like receptor subfamily G member 1 — MTDSAIYSMLELPTTAQAENDYRSQQKASSRPSLACLVTIALGLLNAILMSLLLYQWIQCQGSNCVTYASCPSCPDLWMRHGNHCYYFSTKKMDWNSSLHFCLAEDSDLLMITDNQEMSLLKDFIDENFHWIGLRNNSGWRWEDGSALNLSRIISNSWIQTCGAINEDGLQASSCEVPLQYICKKVRR; from the exons ATGACTGACAGTGCTATTTATTCCATGTTAGAGTTGCCTACCACAGCACAAGCCGAGAATGACTACAGATCACAGCAAAAAG CTTCTTCCAGGCCTTCTCTTGCTTGCCTTGTGACCATAGCTCTGGGGCTTCTGAATGCAATTCTTATGAGTTTACTGCTATACCAATGGATTCAGTGCCAGG GGTCCAACTGCGTTACTTATGCCAGCTGTCCTAGCTGCCCAGATCTCTGGATGAGACATGGTaaccattgttattatttttcaacGAAGAAAATGGACTGGAATTCTAGTCTGCACTTCTGTTTAGCTGAAGACTCAGATCTCCTGATGATAACGGACAACCAGGAAATG AGCTTGCTTAAAGATTTCATCGATGAGAATTTTCACTGGATTGGTCTGAGGAATAATTCTGGCTGGAGGTGGGAAGATGGATCAGCTTTAAACTTGTCAAG GATTATTTCTAATAGCTGGATACAGACATGTGGTGCCATCAATGAAGATGGTCTTCAAGCTTCCAGCTGTGAAGTTCCTTTGCAGTACATCTGTAAGAAGGTCAGACGTTGA